AGGCACCGTACCCGAACGAACGGGGCTACAAGGACACGGTCGGGGTTAACCCGGGTGAAACGGTCCGGCTCAAGGTTCGGTTCGAAAAGGCGGGGGTCTTCATGTATCACTGTCACATTATCGAACACGAAGATGGTGGGATGATGGCCCAAATTGAGGCCTATGATCCGGCCCAGCCAAAGACCTACAAGCTGATGGATATGGACACGCTGATGAACGCGTTCGCCAAGGAACGGGGCGTCGACGTCAAGGACCTCCACTTAGCCGGAATGAGTTCGTACGATAAGATGGGGATGAAGATGTAAAGAGTGCGTTCAGGGGCGGTCAGCGGGCGAGCATTAAGGCCGCTAACGGGTTTATCCCCGGTCTTAGGGGGTGATTCCGTTAGTGGAATTAAGCGGAACCCGTTGCCCCTGATAAGCACGTTTCGGCGGCCACAGATGGCGCCAACGATTCGTGAGCTCACCACTCACGGATACCGCCAAATTTTCATTGAATCTTCTATGCTAACCAAATAACAGCCTTCAACCGTAAGCTTTTACTGGTTGAAGGCTGTTTTAATGTTTGGGTGAGAAAGATTTAGCTATAATAGAGATAATCAGAGCCATTGGACGGAGCAATTGGATGATGGATGGAAAGGACGGTCTGGTTCATGGACGCTAAAGCTAGTTACCCGCAGGGACGCTATCATATCAGTCGGTTTGAGCAGCAACAGTTATTAATTCGTAATCAGGTGAGTTTGGTTGCAGCGCTCTTGCGGTTGACGGATTCCAAGACACCGTTTGCGCAGGTGAACGCCTTTCTGCAAGGAAGATTAACCAACCGCAAACTCAATGATGCCGTGGTGCAGCGCTTGTTAAATCTACGAACCGCGGTCGCTTTCATTACTGGTTCACCGGAAGGCTTTGACCTCTTGACGTTTAGCCACATCAACGACCTGGTGACCGCCGGCATCGGGTTAGGTGGCGGGGAGCTGCGGAAGATGCCCGTGGTGAACCTGGGGACGCAAGCGGTCCGGTTGCCCCTACCCCAGCAAGCCGCCGTGCAGAAGGATTTACTAGATCTGCGGTTAATCCATAGCGATTATACTGACCGAGCGTTACAAACACTGGCTTACCTGTTGCACCAGCAATTATTTAGCGATGGCAACCTGGAAACTGCTTTTCTGGTAGGCAATCAGGTGCTAGCCAAGCGGGGGGCGGGACTGCTGATGGTGGCAGACGACCAGCAAGTAGCTTTTCAAAGGGTGCTTCATGACTTTTATCGGCACGCCGCTGCGGAGCCGCTTTGTCGGTGGCTCTACACTAATGCGATCGTGGGGCCAGAATTACTCAGCTAAAGTCGTCCTAAAACGGGCTCCCGTACTTCAGGGTGCCCGTTATTTATGTTTAAGGAGTCGGCGAATCAGCCAGACGATGCCGATAATGATGGCGATTTGACCAGCGAAGACCACTAAGTAATAGAGTGAATCGAATAAGTAAAAGGTGGTTAAGACGTTTATCAAGTTTAGTTTCCCCCAGTACGATTGATTCATCTATGATAAATTAGTTTAGCCTCAATGTCTATGGCAACTATCAGTAATTGCGCGGATTGCCAATACTTATTGTAAGTTATTTAATTGAATAATTAGCCAATGGATTAGCCATTGGCTAAGCGGATAGTCGGCGCTGTATTGAGTTGGAAAATTTAGTGGGAATTGGTACACTAGTTTAAAGTTGTGGGGTTAGGCATCCAAGAGAGGCCTGCTCAAGTTGTGACCGAGAACGTGATTGGGGTAGGGGGAAGTACCTAGTGGGGAGTTAGACGTGTCTAATATTAATTTAGTGGTTATTTTGATCAAGTATTTTTATGGAATTGAGGACGAAACGATTACGCCGAAGCAGATTGCTCAGCTTAACCGGACCGCCAGTAATGGGTTAGTGATTCTACTGGCAGGTCTGGGCGTCACGACGTGGGGAGTAACGGCTAGTGACGGGGGCAGTACCAGTTGGCTGTGGTGCGGATTATGGGTCGGCATCGGTGGTGGCGGTTTGTGGTTCCGTCATCTTGCCAAGCAGCTGGGACTGCGCGAGTTGCGAACGACCCGGCAAGAGTACGCAGAGCGGGTGCGGCGATTACGGCGCCGGGCGATGAACCTGGGCGGTGGCGTAGCCCTGGTTCTCTGGGGAACCATGTTACCGGTCGCTGATTGGCGGGTGACGCTAGGTATTAGTGTCGTGGTCGCGGGATTACTTGCCGTTGACACCTATCAAACCTGGCGGGAACATTTAACAATTATTGATTGAGCTGCCACCGAGCAGCTCTTTTTTGATGACCAAATGTCATATATAGTTGACACGACTGGCAACCACGGGTAAACTAAAAGTGTCAATTATAAGTGACATTTCGAAAGGTGGCGGGCCATGAACCACGTCAAAGACTATCGACAACAACGGGGATTGTCGCAGTTGAAGCTTGCGCAGACCGTGGGGGTCGCGCGGCAAACCATTAATTTGATCGAAAATGGGAAATATAATCCGTCACTCAAATTGTGTTTGGGTATCGCTAAGGCCCTAGGGACGGATTTAAACAGCTTATTCTGGGAGGAATGACGTATGGGGAAATCGAGTTTATACGTCCGGTTGGTCAAGCGTTTCTACGGCATCGACGGCGTGTTGGACGAGTACAAATTACAAAAGATCAATCATTTAGGCAACGTGATGTTTCTGTGGCTCATGGGGTACCTACTATTGGGCGATTTGGCTCTCATGGTTGCCCTGGTGAAGGTGCCCGCCGAGCAAGTCCTGACCGTCGCCATCTTTGCCAATTTAGTGGTCGTGGCCATCGTGATTGGCGTGCTGATCGGGGTCTTACGGAAACTTAAGTTAGATGATGTTGAGATTACGGCGGCCGAGTTGCCCCAGCGGGTGAAGCGGTTGCGTTGGCGGGCCTTGGGCGCGGGCCTCTACTTTTTCGGAATCACGTTGCTGACGCAGAGCTTAATGGATTGGTGGTTTGACGGGACCAGCCTAGTGGCGACCTTTACCTCACCCGGCTTCTACGGCACCGGCTTAAGCGGGGGCGTGTTCTTTGGCGTCTGGATGTACGTGGTTTGGCGGTTACACTTGAAGATTGTCGAGTGACGGCGCGGTACGGGCGACCAGTGCAAACAACGATCGACGGGGGGAGCAGGTTATGACTCAGGGTTATCTATGGACATTGCAGCATTTTTACCACATTCATGGCGTGTTAGACGAGTACCGGGTGGCCGAACTCAATCGGCTAGGCAACCGCACCTTTCAGGTCCTATGGGGATACTTGTTACTGTCGAACCTGGTAGCGTTACTCGCCACGTTGCGGTTTTCAACGACGTTGGTTTTAGGGGACTGATCGGCAGTAATTTGCTGGTGATCTTGCTGGTCGAATGGTGGTTGAGCCGGGCCGTTAATCGGTTAAAATTAGCCGTCGAAGAGGTCGACGCTGCTCATTACACCCGGCGATTGCGGGCGTTAAGGTGGCGCGTGGCGGGCCAAACGAGTCGCTTGTTAGTGTTCTTCTGGGTGGGCCTGTTAGCCGTTTACCTGTTTACTAAAGACCAGAAGAAACAGTTGCATCGGTTAAGGTAATCAAAAAAAGCGCGATCCGCAGTGGGCGGGTCGCGCTTTTCAAAACGTGGTTATTAGAAGAACAGCTTGCTGGCAATCGTGACGCAGGTCATTAAGACTACGGAAGCTAAAGTGGCGGCTAAGAATGGTCGACTACCGCGGTGGGCGATGACCTTGAAGTTCACGCTCATCCCCAGGGCGGCCATGGCCATCCCCAAGAAGATGTAGGCCAACTTGACCAGCCCAGCGACGACAGCGTCCCCCAAGGGAATAAAGGTACCGATGACACTGGTCAGGATGAAGCCGGCCATGAACCAAGGAATCGGTAACTTAGCGTTGGCGTCCGTGTTGGCTTGCGGCGTCGTCTTTTGGTACCACAGCCCGATGATCACGGCGGCCGGGGCTAACAGGAGCACCCGGGATAACTTGGTGATGATGGCGGTGTCCAGACTGACCGGACCACCGGCGCTCCCGGCGGCGACCGCGTGGGCGATTTCGTGTAGTGAGCCCCCGGTCATGACCCCGAATTGAACGGCGGTCAGGTGCAAGAGCGGCTTTAAGCCGATTTCAATCAAGGTAAAGACGGTCCCCAAGATGGCGACGATGGCCACGGCCAGGACTTCGTTTTCCCGTTGTTGTTCGGCCTTTTCGGCGGGCACCTTGATCTGTGGCGACACGCCCATGACGGCGGCGGCCCCACAGATGCTGGTCCCGGTGGCCGTCAAGATGGCCAGGTCCTTTTCGACCCCCATCTTCCGGCTCAGGTTGTAGGTCAGTAAGATCATCCCGGTAACCACGACGGCGGCCAAGGTGATGGTCTTGACCCCGGCGCTGGCCAGTTGGATTAAGTTCAATTTGAAGCCTAATAAAATAATACCTAAACGCAAGAACTTATTGGAAATGAAGCCGATTCCGGCCAGGTTGGGGGTTACCAGTTGGGGCCGGACCTGACAAGCCATCCCCAAGAGTAGGGCGATGACCAAAGCCCCCACTAGATTGAGGTAGGGCAGTTGGGCCAGTTCGCTACCGGCCACGGCACAGATCAACGTGATCACGGCGGCCCCCCAGAATGGTCGGGACGCTAAGGTCGTTCGAATTTCTAACATCAGCAATTTTCTCCTCTCAAATCGATAAATTGAGTATACCGGAGTGGTATCATAAGATAAAATTGTTATTTCTGATGTTTCCATAAATCTAGCTAATGATGAGGTGCTTTCATATGTTTGATCAACGCTATCAAACCTTTCGGGTTCTGGTCGCCACGAAATCCTATACCCGTACGGCCGAGGAATTATTTATCACCCAACCGGCCGTTTCTCAACAAATCAAGAGTCTAGAGACCGAAGTCGGGGTGCCGTTGGTCCATTATCAGCGCCCGTATCTGACCATCACGACGGCTGGCCAACAACTAGCCGCGTTCATTCAGCGGACTCAGGCTCAGTCGACCAAGTTACTCAACGACTTGCGCCAACCGGGGCAGCAACGACAACTGACCTTTAGTACCACCCTGTCCATCAGTGAATTCTTAGCGCCCCAGTTGGTGCGTGTACTACAAGCGCAAGGCAGTTATCGGCAAATTAATTGTCAGATTACGAACACCCAAACGGCGCTACGGGCCCTCCAAACGGGAACCAGCGACTTTGCCTTAATTGAAGGAAACTTTGAAAAGCACGCCTTCGACTACCAGGTGATTCGCCACGAACCCTTCGTGGGTATCGTGGGGGCCACGTCGCCGTTGGCCCAATTGACGCGGGTGACCTGGGCCGATCTGACCAATTACCCACTGATTATCCGGGAAGGTGGATCGGGTAGCCGGGACATCTTACTGCACCTGGCGCAGGCCGCCAACGTCAGTCTGGCAGACTTTCCGCAGGTCATCACGGTCAACCACCCGGCGGCGATTCGCCAACTGTTATTGGCCGACGTGGGGGTCAGCTTTGTCTACCGGTCCGTGGTCCAGGCCGAACTCGCCACGGGTCAGCTGGTCGAACTGCCCTTAGCTTCCGGACGCTTGGAACACGATTTGGACTTAGTCTACGTCAAGGATAGCTTTTTTGCGGCGGACTACGCCCAGCTCGCCGCTCAGCTCCGATAGGAGGCAAAGGTAGAACATCGAAGCCCTGGCCCTCGGCGCGCTGCTCCGATAGTTTGTTAAGTGAGCTTATTATTAGACAATTAATAATAAACCCTGTAGAATAGCAATATTGTTCTAAATTTTGCCGAAAAGGGGTGGAGCCACGTGACGAAGAAGACGAAACGGGCCATTTTTATTTTAATTTTTAGTGAATTCCTAGTGTGTTTAGGGATTAGTTTAGTGATACCGGTGATGCCGTTTATTAAAACGCAATTGCATCTGAGTGCCACCGATATGGGGATCATGAACGCCCTGTTTGCCTTCGCGCAATTCGTGGCCTCCCCGTTAATTGGCCGACTGTCCGACCGGATTGGCCGCAAGCCGGTCTTAACGGCCGGGTTGTTCCTGTATATGGTCTCCGAAGTGTTATTCGCGCTGACCAACCACTTGTGGGTCTTCAACATTTCGCGGGTCATCGGGGGCCTGTCCGCCGCGATGGTGGTGCCGACCGCCATGGCGTTAGCCGCCGACATCACCACCAAGCAACAACGGGCACGAGTGATTGGCTGGTTGTCCGCCGCCTTTAGTGGGGGCCTGATCTTGGGGCCCGGCATCGGTGGTATCCTGGCCGGCGTCAGCTACAAGACGCCGTTTTGGGTCGCCGGGGCGTTGGGTCTTTTGAGTGCGGTGGTCTTGATCACCTTACTGCCCAACGACGCCGAACACGAACAACCGGTGGCCACCACTACGGCCACACCCACCAGTCACCCGATGAGTCGGGCGTTTTGGACGGTGCCCATCATTATCCTGTTTACCATGATTCTGGTCTCGTCGTTTGGCCTGCAGGGCTTCGAAAGCATCTACAGCATCTACGTCAACGAGGTCTTCAACTTCAGTCTGAGTAACATCGCGCTGGTGTTAACGTTAAATGGGTTGATTTCGTTATTCTTCCAGGTTGCGTTATTCGACGGCATGGTCAGTCGGCTGGGGGAACGGCGGTTGATTCGAATCTGCTTTTTCTTAGCGGCCGTGTCGACCATCTGGATTACCCAGGCGCACAGCAAGCTGGAAGTCATGGTGGCCACGCTGATCATCTTCACGGCGTTCGACCTCTTACGGCCGGCGATTACCACGTTACTGACTAAGGCCAGCGAGACCAACCAGGGTCTGATCAACGGGTTAAACATGTCGTTGACCAGCATCGGTAACATCGCCGGACCCATCATGTCGGGAATGTTGCTCGACATGAACACCCACTACCCGTACATCGTGGTGGCCGGGTTCCTGATTGTGTCGTACCTGATGGCGTTCCTGTTACGCCGACCACAGACGGCCCAACCGGTCAAACAAAACTAAGTCAATGTATAGCAAAGAGGCGTCGCTGGCTGTAGCGACGTCTTTTTTAGATTGCTGAGGACAAAAATAAATCAGCTAACCATGCGAATTAGCTGATTTCCCCTAGGCAGATGACCATTATGAAGTTAGCCGTTGTGTGACCGCCGTTCCTCCCCCAAGGTGCGGCGGGACACAAGGCATGTTAGTTGGAAAGGGTTCACCAAACCGGCGACCGGCTTCCCCCAAAGCCAGTCCCGGACTAGTCAAATTTACCGACGGAGCGGAACACTCCCCCAAGCTTCCGCTATCGGTGAGTAAACGTGTGAGAAATTACAAGCACTGTGACGGTTGAAACTCCTTTAACGTTTATGACCCCATTGTAACCAAACTGTTACATTTATATAATCCCGTAATTTAGTTATTGGATTACTAAAATTAACCACCTGAGGACTGGCTGCGTTATACTATTGTCGATGACTGGAATGACTGAACTGGTAAAAAATAGAGAAGCTGTAAACGGTCTGGGGACCGTTACACGAAAAAGAAACGGGGAACCGAGATGCCACGGCCGTATCATGAACGTTTAAATTTTGCGATGGAGTTACCCCTGCGAATCATTTTGCACGGAGCAGCGGGGCCCAAGAACGTCTTGCCCCATTGGCACCAAGCCGTCGAATTGACCTACGTTTACCGGGGAACGCCGGGCGATGTACACATTGGAAGTTCCACCTTTGCCATGCAGGCCCAGCACCTGTACGTGATTAATTCGGAGGTGGTCCACAGTTTCGAATCAATTTTAGATGAGGACAATCAGGTGGCCACGTTATTATTGCCGGCCGTGTGGCTGCGTAATCTGGTTGATAGCGACCAGCTACCGGTTTGGGGACCCTTGGACTTGGACTTGACTACGCCACCATATCAGGCGTTGCACCAGGTGGTTCAGGCACTGGTGGCTAGTGCCCAGCGACCGTCGACCACCCGCGCACAGTACCTAATTGATCTGGGAATGGCTTACCGGTTGGTCGGGGAACTGATCAAGGGATTGACGGTCAACGGTCAGATCTTAAACGATCAGCGACCGTTACCGCAGCCGCTTCGGCAGGCGGTTAACGAGATTCAGGAGAACTATGTCAGTTCGGTGTCGATTGCGGACTTGGCGGCTAAATTGAGTTACTCCAGCGTCTATTTTTCGCGGTATTTTAAGTCCTATATGGGGATTTCCCCCAAGGCCTACCTGGGACAGGTTCGGTTGGAACGAGCGACCGAGCTGCTGATGAGGTCGCAAGAATCAATCCAAGAAATCGCCCGGCAGACGGGCTTTCGGACGGAGAAAAACTTCTTCGTGACGTTTAAGCAGCGCTTCGAGATGACGCCCAAGACCTACCGGGAACGGTACGCCGCTCAGCAGGAATGGCATTGAACGGTTGGGGTGGTAAGCGGCAGTCGTTGCGAATCCCGCAATTTTATGGTAAACTAACGCAAATTAACCACGACTTTTCAGAAAAAAACAGCGTGGACGCGCAAACGTCGCGTTGTTTTTTCTTGTCAAAATTCAACCTATGGAGGATTGTTCTATGCTCACTGTTTCCAACGTTAGTATGCAGTTTTCAGGTCGCAAGCTCTACAGCGACGTGAATTTGAAATTTACGCCCGGTAACTGTTACGGGGTGATTGGTGCCAATGGTGCCGGTAAATCAACGCTTTTGAAGATCATGGAAGGCCGCTTACAACCCACGACGGGAACGGTTAGCATGGGGCCCAACGAGCGGATGTCTAGCCTGAACCAAGATCACTTTGCCTTTGAAGACAGCGTGGTCTTAGACACCGTGATCCGCGGTCACCAGAAGCTTTACGATATCATGACCGAGAAGAACGCCCTGTACCTGAAACCCGACTTCAACGATGAAGACGGGATTCGCGCCGCCGAATTAGAAAGCGAATTCGGCGAAATGGGCGGTTGGGAAGCCGAGTCTGAAGCGGCTCAGCTCCTCCAAAACCTGGGGATCGATGATAGCCTGCACGGCAGCCTGATGAGTGACTTGACCGAACCCCAAAAGGTGAAGGTCTTGTTAGGCCAAGCCTTGTTCGGTCATCCCGACGTGCTGCTGCTCGACGAACCGACCAACGGGTTGGACGTCCAATCCATTAGCTGGTTAGAAAACTTCTTGGCCGACTACGAAAACACGGTCATCGTGGTTTCCCATGACCGGCATTTCTTGAACCAGGTCTGCACGCACATGTGTGACGTTGACTTCAACAAGATTACGGTCTTTGTCGGGAACTACGACTTCTGGTTGGAATCCAGCCAACTGGCCGCCCAACTGAAGGCCAACGCTAACGCCAAAAAGGCCGACCAGATCAAGGAACTCCAAGAATTCATCGCCCGGTTTAGTGCCAACGCCTCGAAATCTAAGCAGGCCACGTCACGCAAGAAGCAACTGGACAAGATTACCCTAGATGACATCCAACCGTCGTCCCGGAAATATCCCTACATCAAGTTCGTGCCCGAACGCGAATTGGGCAATGACCTGGTCCGGGTGGAACACCTGACCAAGACCATTGACGGTGTGACGTTGTTTGACGACCTGAGCTTTACCTTACGGCCTGGTGAAAAGACCGCGTTTGTCAGTCAAAACGATTTGACCACTACCACGTTGATGCAGATCCTGGGCGGCAACTTGGAACCAGACAACGGGACCGTAACCTGGGGCCAAACGACCAGCCGGACCTACCTGCCCAAGAACGTCAATGAGTTCTTCTCGGCCGACGATATGACGGTGCTGGATTGGTTACGGCAATACGCCGCGAAGGAAGAAAGCGACAATACCTTCCTGCGGGGCTTCCTGGGCAAGATGTTGTTCTCCGGTGAAGACGTGACCCGGACGGTCAACGTCTTATCCGGGGGAGAAAAGGTGCGGGCGATGCTCTCCAAGATGATGTTGAGTAAGGCCAACGTCTTGGTCTTAGACGACCCAACCAACCACTTGGATCTGGAATCGATCACCGCGTTAAACGACAGTCTGGTGGCCTTCCCGGGGAGTATGCTCTTTACTTCCCATGACCACGAGTTCATCCAAACGATTGCCGACCGGATCATTGCGGTTGGCCCGAACGGCTTAGTTGACCGGGCGGATACCAGCTACGATGAATTCCTGGGCCACGCACAAGTCCAAGCCCAAGTGGCTAAATTGTACGCCTAATTCTCAAGCGTGTGCCGGGCTCTAGGTGCTTTTGACCTCCGGGGTTAAGCCAAATTAGTAGCCCTTTAGTGCACGTTGCGGTACCACCTATTCGAAGACACGAAAAAGGTCATGACGATTGTCATGGCCTTTTTTTGCTGGCGTGATCGGGGTGTCACAGAAAGTAATCTCCGGGAGAACGGCAACCGTTATTGAGTGGTGAATATTTGGACGTTTTTTCCGTGAGTTACTTAAGTCACCGGCCCAAGGGCCTACGCCCGCCGACGTACTAACTAAACGGCGGAGGAAAGGGATTTCTAATCGATTGGGGGCGTGACGGTTACGCCTATATAATTTATGCATAATTGAATAATCGCACATTATGTTAATAATGGAGTAGTCGAAAAAGCGATTCTTCGGTATGGTACTTATTGTAAACGTTTACACAAACGAGTTGACCGACGACACCCCTAAACATATGGAGGCTGATGACATGCGATACGACTATCAAGATAAAACGGTAATCGTCACTGGTGGCGCTAAGGGAATTGGAAAAGAAGTGGTGAAAGGCATTGTCGACGGTGGGGGCCGGGTAGCCCTGCTCGATATTGACGATGTCAACGCGCAAGCAACCGCCCAGGAATTTCCGGGTAAGGTGACCGCGTACCACGTCGATCAGGCAAATCGTGAAGAAGTTAACAAAACGTTTGCGACCATCATTCACGATTATCAGCGCGTGGATGGGTTGATTAACGTAGCCGGAATTATCAGTGCACGCCCATTTGACCAACTGTCACCCGAAGAATGGGATCGGACTATTCAGATTAACTTGACGGGGCCTTACAATACGGTCCACGCCATTTGGGATCATTTCAAGACCAACGGTGGCGGGCGGATTGTTAACGTGTCCTCCGTGGCCGGTAAGATTGGTGGGGGCCTGCTGGGAACGGTGGCTTACGCGTCGTCGAAGGCGGGGCTCAACGGGTTTACCAAGGCAATTGCCAAGGAAGGCGGTAAGTACGGTATTTACGCGAATGCGGTGGCGCCATCCTTCACGCACACCTCGATGACCACTTCGCTATCGGAAGATCCCGTGAAGAACCAGAAGGTCATTGGGATCATTCCGTTGGGGCGGCCGGCCGAAGCCGTGGAAATTGCCCAGATGATCCTGTTCTTTGGGTCGGATGCGGCAAGCTTTATCACGGGTGAGATTGGGGATGCCGATGGTGGCGTTGTGATGGACGGCTAGGAGGGAAAATTATGGCTGAAAATGTTGCGACACCCGTAAAAAAGAAGAAGCATTTTTCCATTCCGGGCGGGAATATCATCATTCCAATGTTTATTGGGGCGTTGATCAACACCTTTTTCCCGTCATTTCTGAAAATTGGTGGCTTTACCACGCCGTTAGCCCAAGGGTCGGGGGCGCTAGTGGGGGCCTTCCTGTTTGTCATTGGGGGCACGATTTCGTTTAAAGCCACGCCCGCAGCCGTGAAGCGGGGCGGAACCATTATTCTGACCAAGATTATCGTGGCCGTGACGCTAGGACTGTTGCTTGGGAAATTATTAAATAATAACTTTTTAGGTCTAAGCGCACTAGCCATTATTGGGGCAATGTCGGGTGCCAATAACGCCATGTATGCGGGAATTGTGCACGACTTTGGGGATGATATCGACGAGGCCGCCGTGGGAATCACGATCCTTAGTGTGGGGCCGTACATCACCATGATTGCCTTAGCGTCGTCGGGGTTGGCCACGTTCTCCATCGTGACGCTATTGGCCACCATCTTGCCATTATTAGTGGGGATGGTCTTAGCGAACCTCTTCCCGGCGGTCAAGAAGATCCTAAACGATGGGATGAACGCCTCAATCGTTGTGGTGGGGTTTGCCTTGGGCTGTACCATGAACTTCCAGCAAATCTTCGTCAGTGGGGCTTCCGGTATCCTATTAGGGGTCATCGTGACGCTGGTCGGCGGGGCCATTACCATCTGGACGGACCGGTTGACCGGGGGTTCCGGGGTGGCCGGAGCCGCTATCTCGAGTTGTGCGGGGGCCAATATGGCAACCCCAGCGGCCTTAGCGGCAGTTGACTCGAGTTACCAGGCGGTTGCCGCGACGGCTACGGCGCAAATCACAGCCGCGGTGGTCGTGACCGCCATCTTGACGCCCACGCTGACGGCTTGGGTGGCTAAGCGGAACGAACGGAAGAAGGCCAAAGTGTTAGATCCGGTTGAGTAAAAACTAGTAGAACCAACAAATAACCCTCAGGCGCAAGCACACGTCTGAGGGTTATTTGTGGTTTTTTGAAAATAAGCGGTTTTACTAGTGGGAACCGGTTGGGTTTATTGGGCGGTGTAACCACCGTCGACCACGAATTCGGCACCGGTGGCGAACTTGGATTCGTTAGAAGCCAAGTAGACACAGATGTAGGCAATGTCATTTGGTTCACCGATGTGGCCCATCGGCGTCTTGGTCCGAGCGGACATCGCCGCTTCGGCACCCGGCAAATCGTCCACTAACGGCGTCTTGATGTAGCCGGGGTGGACGGTGTTGATCCGCACGTCGTAGTCCTTTAAGGCACAGTCTAAGGCGGCGGACTTGGACATAATCCGGACGGCCCCCTTAGAAGCGTTGTAGGCCCCTAAGTTCGGGTCACCAATGAGACCTTCAATGGATGACATGTTAATGATGGAAGCCCCCAGATGCTGGTTCTTCATGCGTTGAATCCCTAATCGGGTACCGAAGAAGACGGCGTCTAAGTTGACGGCGAGTTGCTTCTTCCATTCTGCCGTCGTGGTGTTTTCGATACTCTTATTAACGGCCATCCCGGCGTTGTTGACTACCGTGGTGACGGGGCCAAAGGCCTTTTCCGTCGTATCAAACAAGTCGAGCCAGCCCTGTTCATCAGTTGCATCGTGGCGGAAAAATTGAATCACGTCTGAGTTGCCAATGCGCTTAGCAGCTGCTTCACCGACGTCGGCGTGCCGACCGGTGATCATGACCCGAGCACCTTCTTCAACGAACTTGTTAGCAATTGCTAATCCAATGCCTAAAGTGCCGCCCGTTACGATGGCGACCTTTCCGTCTAATCGATGGCTCATCTCATCAACCTCCATAGATTCTCTGATAGCTTGTTAGCAAGTTCACGAAGATATTGTAAACCACTTGTCAGGGAAGTGCAACCCATATCGCTTATTATTTCACAAGCTGGGATGGGCG
Above is a window of Levilactobacillus zymae DNA encoding:
- a CDS encoding SDR family oxidoreductase, whose protein sequence is MSHRLDGKVAIVTGGTLGIGLAIANKFVEEGARVMITGRHADVGEAAAKRIGNSDVIQFFRHDATDEQGWLDLFDTTEKAFGPVTTVVNNAGMAVNKSIENTTTAEWKKQLAVNLDAVFFGTRLGIQRMKNQHLGASIINMSSIEGLIGDPNLGAYNASKGAVRIMSKSAALDCALKDYDVRINTVHPGYIKTPLVDDLPGAEAAMSARTKTPMGHIGEPNDIAYICVYLASNESKFATGAEFVVDGGYTAQ
- a CDS encoding 2-keto-3-deoxygluconate permease: MAENVATPVKKKKHFSIPGGNIIIPMFIGALINTFFPSFLKIGGFTTPLAQGSGALVGAFLFVIGGTISFKATPAAVKRGGTIILTKIIVAVTLGLLLGKLLNNNFLGLSALAIIGAMSGANNAMYAGIVHDFGDDIDEAAVGITILSVGPYITMIALASSGLATFSIVTLLATILPLLVGMVLANLFPAVKKILNDGMNASIVVVGFALGCTMNFQQIFVSGASGILLGVIVTLVGGAITIWTDRLTGGSGVAGAAISSCAGANMATPAALAAVDSSYQAVAATATAQITAAVVVTAILTPTLTAWVAKRNERKKAKVLDPVE
- a CDS encoding SDR family NAD(P)-dependent oxidoreductase, whose protein sequence is MRYDYQDKTVIVTGGAKGIGKEVVKGIVDGGGRVALLDIDDVNAQATAQEFPGKVTAYHVDQANREEVNKTFATIIHDYQRVDGLINVAGIISARPFDQLSPEEWDRTIQINLTGPYNTVHAIWDHFKTNGGGRIVNVSSVAGKIGGGLLGTVAYASSKAGLNGFTKAIAKEGGKYGIYANAVAPSFTHTSMTTSLSEDPVKNQKVIGIIPLGRPAEAVEIAQMILFFGSDAASFITGEIGDADGGVVMDG